The genomic interval CCGAAGCCGCCGGTTTCTCCTACCACGCCGCCGCGGACGAGTATCGCTGCGGGGCCGACAAGCCGCTGCCCTTTCGCAAGTACAGCACCAAGGCGGACGGCGCCTGGGTCAAGCACTACCGAGCGGCGTACCAGGACTGCCAGCAGTGTGCCCATAAAGGGAACTGTGTTCCTTACGCCGATTACAAGCAACTGGTCCGCTCCGCCTTTGATGCCGCTTACCGCCGAGCCTGGCACCGCCAGCGCAGCCGACGAGGCCAATACATGCACCGGGTCCGGCAAGGCACCGTTGAACCCGTTTTCGGCAACCTGCTGCACCACTACGGCTTGCGCCGCATCAACGTACGCGGCCGAGCCGGCGCGCACAAGTCCATGTTGCTGGCCGCCATTGCCTACAACCTGAAAAAACTCCTGCGTTATGCGCCCAAACAGCAACTAGGGGTGGCCTTGAGTGCCCTTGCCACCGCCTGGACCGCCCTTTAGGCTTCATTGCAGACAGCGTACTCGGCACAAACGTGCGAAAGGATTACTGAAGTAGTCGCCCGCCTGCACTGACGGCGAGTTCTGCAACAGCCACCCTCGTGGCTGTTGCAAAAGTATAGCACTAGCGTAGAAGCGGTAGATTCTAGCCGTTACCGACTGAAAACAGAGGCCATAATCAGGTATTCTAGCCGGTTTTCCGCGGTGGTAGCAGCAGGTAGAGGCACTGCTGGGACTTCTGCAACAGCCACGAGGGTAGCTGTTGCAGAATGCCTGTCCGGATTGCGGTGCATTTCGTAGCAGCAGGATGCAAGGTAAGAAGCAGTACCTCGACAAAGAGGTGACCCACTTCCGGCTCTCCGAGCGGGTTCCGCCCCATAACCTCTACCGCCGACTCGCCGAGTTGGTGGACTGGACATTTCTCTACGAGGAAACACGCACGCTCTACAGCCACACCGGGCAGCCCTCACTCGACCCGGTCGTGTTCTTTAAGTTGGTGCTGGTGGGCCGGCTGGAAAACTTGGTCAGCGATCGACGCCTCGTCGAGCATTGTGCCCTGCGGCTGGATATCCTTTATTTTCTGGGCTACGAGGTAGACGAAGAGCTACCCTGGCATTCCACCATTAGCCGCACACGCCAGCTGTTGCCTGCGTCGGTCTTCGAGCAGCTGTTCGACCAGGTCTTTGCCTTATGCGTGGCCCAGGGCCTGGTCGCGGGCAATACGCAAGCGGTGGACTCAGCTCCGATCAAGGCGAATGCCTCCCTGGAGAGCCTGCAGCCCAAGCAGCTCGCCCAGGCCGACTCCGCGCCTTCCGCCGCCGTACTCACGGCCCCCGCGCATCAGTTGCGCAACGAGGCCGCCCGTCAAGCCAAGCTCAAAAACGTAGCCGGGTCCTTGGGCTCGACGCACAAGAAGGCCAAGCTCTGGAGCAACAAAACGCACTACAGCCCCACGGATCCGGATGCACGCGTGTCGGTCAAACCGGGCAAAGTGCGCGCCTTGAATTACCTCTGCAGCCTGGCCGTGGATACCGCGCAGGGCGTGATCAGTCACGTGCAAGCGGATTTTGCCGACAGTCGCGATAGTCTGCATCTACCTAGTTTGGTCCGCCGTCTGCAGCCGCGCTTACAAGCACAGGGCCTGCACTGGCAGGAGCTGCTGGCCGATGCCGGCTACGCCAATGGCTCCAACTATGCCTTTCTGGAAGAGCGCGGCATTACGCCCTGGATTCCGGTATTCGGCCAGTACAAAGCCCAGATCGAGGGCTTTACCTATGATCTGGCGACGGACACCTACACCTGCGCGGCGGGCAAGGCGCTCCCGTTCCAAAAATATGACACCAGTGCCGACGGCAGCTGGCTGAAGATCTACTGGACCGCTTACCAGGACTGCCACCACTGTCCGCTCAAGTCGACTTGTGTGCCCACGGCACGGCGCAAGCAGTTGACTCGCACGGCGTATGATCCGGCTTACCGCCGGGCCTGGGCTCGCCAGCAGAGTAGCCAAGGCCAGGTGATGCGCCGCAAGCGCCAAAGCACCGTCGAGCCGGTCTTCGGCAACCTGATTCACCACTACGGTTTGCGGCGCGTGGGTACCCGTGGCCAAGCAGGCGCCCAGAAAACGATGCTGTTGGCCGCGATTGCCTATAATCTGAAGAAGCTGCTCAAGTATCAACCACGCAAGTGCCGCACGGTGGCCCTCGCCTTACCTCCGCCTGCGCCTCTGTTTTCGCTGTTCAAGCTACGAACACGACGAGTGGTGGCCAGTAGAAAACCGAAGAAGAACCCAACGACTAATTAGACCTGAGTTCTGCAACAGCCACCCTCCTTTTTCTGTACAACTGTTCCTGTAGTAGA from Hymenobacter sp. GOD-10R carries:
- a CDS encoding IS1182 family transposase, with translation MQGKKQYLDKEVTHFRLSERVPPHNLYRRLAELVDWTFLYEETRTLYSHTGQPSLDPVVFFKLVLVGRLENLVSDRRLVEHCALRLDILYFLGYEVDEELPWHSTISRTRQLLPASVFEQLFDQVFALCVAQGLVAGNTQAVDSAPIKANASLESLQPKQLAQADSAPSAAVLTAPAHQLRNEAARQAKLKNVAGSLGSTHKKAKLWSNKTHYSPTDPDARVSVKPGKVRALNYLCSLAVDTAQGVISHVQADFADSRDSLHLPSLVRRLQPRLQAQGLHWQELLADAGYANGSNYAFLEERGITPWIPVFGQYKAQIEGFTYDLATDTYTCAAGKALPFQKYDTSADGSWLKIYWTAYQDCHHCPLKSTCVPTARRKQLTRTAYDPAYRRAWARQQSSQGQVMRRKRQSTVEPVFGNLIHHYGLRRVGTRGQAGAQKTMLLAAIAYNLKKLLKYQPRKCRTVALALPPPAPLFSLFKLRTRRVVASRKPKKNPTTN